The DNA region AGTTGGGGGAGATGATAAAAGAGTTGCATGAGCATGTTGGTGACAGAGCAATTATATCTGTTCATTGCCACAACGATTTGGGTCTTGCTGTAGCTAACTCTCTTTTTTCTGTAATGAATGGAGCAAGACAGATAGAGTGTACCATTAATGGTTTGGGAGAGCGTGCCGGAAATGCTGCTCTTGAAGAGATTGTTATGGCTATGAAGACACGCTCAGATGTTTTTGGGTTTGTTGAAACAGGAATCAATACAAAAGAGATATATCCTACAAGCAGGCTTGTATCTGCAATTACAGGCATAGAGCCTCAACCTAACAAGGCAATTGTTGGTAAGAATGCTTTTGCACATGAGAGTGGAATTCATCAAGATGGTGTTCTTAAGTGTCAAGAGACATATGAAATTATGAAAGCCGAAGATATCGGCTTAGAGAAAAATAGAATCGTTTTAGGTAAGCACTCTGGACGACATGCCTTTAAAGAGAGACTTGAAGAGTTAGGGTTTGATTTGAGTCAGGAGGATTTAAACAGAGCATTTGAACGGTTTAAAGTTCTTGCAGATAAGAAAAAAGAGATTTTTGATGATGATATACGAATGCTTATTGCCAATGAGATTACAAATATTCCACAAACTTTTGAATTGGTTGGACTTCAAATAGCAGACTGCTCTGCTGGCGTTCCAAGTGCTGCTGTTACCATACGACATAATGATAAAGAGATTACCGATGCAGGTATAGGTGATGGTACAATAGATGCAATTTTTAAAACAATAGATAGAATAAGCGGACACACAGGACTTTTAAAAGATTATAGAGTTGAAGCTGTTAGTCAGGGCAAAGATGCTTTGGCAAAAGTTGTTGTCAATGTACAGTTTGATGATAGTAAAAGTGCTGTTATAGGACATGGATTAAGTATAGATACAATGCTTGCAAGTGCAAAGGCATATATAGGAGCTTTAAACAGTTACCTCTCTATGCTTCCTTCAGATTGTCAAATAGATAGTTGTGAGGGAGTTTAAATTTTGCGCCCCATTGGGCGCATTTCCTAACTCTTAATTCCTAGCTCTTAACTCTTTTTTTACAATATCAAAATCAAAAAACTTAGATTGAAATATGCCGTCAGGAATTTTTCCAAACTGAATGGCTGCTGCTTTTATGTTTTCTTGTTCAAGATATAGAAGCCCCAAAGCGTATCGGCTTTCATAATTATTTGGATCTTCCAGTTTTGCAAGTTCAAAGAGTGCTACAGCGTTTGCAGTATGTTTAGATCCAATTGCTGCAATTCCTGCAAGAAAGAGTGTTCTGCTGTCTTGATGTTTGTATTGATCAACCAGTTGGTTAAATAGAACATAAGCCTCTTCAAATCGTTTAAGATAGATATTGCTTTGAGCCAATGCTTCAATAATTCCAGATGGCTCTTCAGTCTCTTTCATTAATTGCTCTTCAAGCTGTTTGACAAATGGATATAACGTACCAGTTATAAATCGTAAAAGAATAAAATTTTCACGAATAAATGTGCTTCCATAATATACAGAATTTAAATCGATAGTATGATGCTTTAAGTAATTTATTGCTTTTGCTGAAAATGTCTTAATGTCTGTTTCATTGGACATCATTATGAGGTTTAGCATATTGGTAATGACATTTCTTGGCATACTGTTATACAAAATTGTAGTTTTTAGCTTTGCGCGATGGTGATCGCCTAGATTTGATGCTATAAGTATATCTAGTATCAAGAATATTGGGCGATTTTCATGTTTTGAATCAAGCCATTTAGATGCTGCAGTAATATTTCCTTTGTAGTAGTAAAATAGTGATTGATAAAATAGTTGAAGAGTTGTAGGGTCTATAAACTTACGTAAATCTTCTTGTAAAAATTTTTCTACTTGAGGAATATGTTTGTGAATTAATGCTTCACAAAAAAGAGAAAAAATTCCAGAAAGAAAATTTGATGAATCCAAATGATAACTTCTTAAAAAATGTTCATGTGCTTTGGTATAGTTTCCTAGTTTGGCATATGTTAATGCAAGATTATAGTGTAAAATAGAGTGGTTTGGATAGTGCTTAAGTGCTTTGTTAAATATCTCATTAGCTTTTAAAAGACGATTTTCTATTGCATATTTGATAGCTTTTGAAATCATAAGGTTTGCTCTTGATAGACTAGAACTGCGAGAGAGATACTTTGAAGCTTCTTCCTCTTCATCTACATAAATTGCAGCATTTCCCTTTTTAATATAATTAAGAGTTTGTGTTGCATTAAAAACTTTAAATGGTGCAAATTCAAAGATTAATTTATATGAAGTTGGACTTTTTATCAACTCATTGAGTGAAATTTTCTGCTGGGCTGCATCAACATCTGTAACTGCAGAAGATAATTTTGTTTGAATTGGATATACCTCATTAACCTTTTCTTTATAGTCACTTTCAAGCTCTTTTAGCAGTTTTGCTGCCTTTGAAGTCATTCTGTTTTTAAGATAGACAAGTGCTAATGATTTTTTGCTTTGCAGTGGATAGTTAGAGTTTGTAAGTGCTTTTTTAAGGTAATTTGCCGCTAATGAATAGTCTCCAATTCTTGCATACATTTGTCCTAAAATAAGATAATCATCCGGTCCTACAACTTTTTCAATATGATCAATTGCTTTCAAAGGATAAGATAATATAAGATAAGATGCAGCTGCAATATGATTTTGTTCATATGCATAGCTGTTTGTAGTAGAATGATTGATAGCACTTAGAATATCATAGTAGTTGCCTTTATAGTAATTTATTAAAGCAAATAGATAGCTGTATAAAGAAGAGTTGTATGTATCGGGAAGATAGGCTTCAGCCATTTGTATATAGTACGAAAATAGATTTTTATCTTTTAAATGAAGAGAACATACTGCTGCATTTAATGCACTGATACATTGATTTTCATTATTTTGAATAGCTTTTTTAAAAGAGTCAATTGCTTCTTTGTAGCGTCCTTTGCGCATTTGTGCCACACCAAGGTTGTAGTTTGATATAGATTCACTGTAAGTTGCAATCTGTTCAAAAAGTTTTAAAGCCTCTTTTTTATTGCCACGGGCATATAAAATATTTGCTTTTTTTATCATGGTTTCTATTTGAGATTTTATTTTAACGATTGATTTTTTTTCAGCAGTTTTTATTTTTGAAACAAGTTCATCTGTAGATTTACCTATTTCACTTTTATTGTTATTATTTTTTATAAAAAAAATAAGCAATAATATTAATAAAACTAATATTATTACTCCAATTATTATGAGTATAAGCCTCTTTTTTTTCTTTTCATCATCTTGGTTTTGAAGTGATTCATCATCTTTTGAAGACTCATCAGACTCGTCTTCTTCAATAATGATTACCTCTTCTTCTTCCTCAGCCATGACAAATCTTTACAGATACTTTTTCAATACTTCTGGAATAGTAATAGAACCGTCTGCTTGTTGGTAATTTTCCATTATAGCTATAAGTGTTCTACCTACAGCAAGGCTAGAGCCATTAAGTGTATGCACCAATCTGTTTTTCTTCTCATCTTTGTATCTGATTTTTGCCCTCCTTGCTTGGAAATCTTTTGTATTTGAGATTGAGCTGATCTCTCTATATTTGCCTTGTCCTGGCAGCCATACTTCAAGATCAACTGTTTTAGCAGCACTAAATCCCATATCTCCAGCACAAAGAAGCATATGACGGTGCGGCAGACCAAGTGAAGTTAGAAGCTCTGATGCACAATTGACCATTTCATTGAAAACTTTTTCACTTTGATCCGGAGTAGTAATAGATACAAGTTCAACTTTGTCAAACTGGTGCTGTCTGATGATTCCTCTTGTATCGCGTCCTGCAGAGCCAGCCTCTTTTCTAAAACAAGGAGTATATGCAGTAAGTTTTAGAGGCAGATCCTCTTTTTTTAGGATTTCATCACGAAAGAGGTTTGTAAGAGGAACTTCTGCAGTTGGGATCATATATAAAGATTCACCCTCAATTTTAAATAGGTCATCTGCAAATTTTGGAAGTTGGCCTGTACCAAAAAGAGATTCTTCGTTTGTCATAAATGGTACATAAACCTCTTCAAATCCACGCTCACGGTTGAAGTCTAGCATATAGTTTATAAGAGCTCTTTCCAATCTTGCACCCATAAAACGTAGTGCACTAAAACGGCTTTTTGCAATTTTGACACCACGTTCAAAATCTATCCAACCATTTGCTTCAGCCAACTCCCAGTGCTCTTTTGGTTTGAAGTCAAAAGTTGTTGGCTCTAGAACACGTTTTATTTCAACATTATCTGACTCATCAACTCCATCTGGTACATCATTGTCTGGTATATTTGGAATAGTTGCAGCTAACTCTAAAAGTTTCTCATCAAGAGTACGGAGTTCATCGTTTAAAGCAGATATACGAATTTTATTTTCAGCAACCTCTTTTTGAAGTTCGGTAATATCTTTACCTTCACGCTTATATTGACCAAAGAGTTTGCTTTTTTGGTTCTGTTCAGCCTGTGCAGCTTCTAATCTTTTTTGAACACCTTTTTTCTCTTCAAAGACTATTTTTAGTTTTTCTAGCAGTTTTTCGTCGATACCACGCCGTTTTAGAGAAGTAGCAACGGTATCGAACTCTTTTTCTAATTGCCGAAGATCGACCATGCGTTTCCTTAATATAGATATTTTTATTAGCTCTATTTTACTCAAAAATAGATTATATTCATATTGTTGAAACGATAGTCTCTCTGTTTATTCGTTAAAATTACTGTTTACAAGATAGTTCAAGCTTAATTGTAAAGTTATTTTCCTCTTTTTCTATATGAAATCGGTGCTTTTTGCAGTAATCTTTATTCATATGATTGGCAATTTTAAGAGCAGTATATTCTGCTTCTTCTGCTGATTCAAATGATTGAGGTAGATTAAGCTCTTTATCTTGTTTTGCACAACCACACATTTTTTCAATGTTAACTGTATACATGGACTCTCCTTTTTTTGTTTTGTTAAATTATCCATATATGCGCTTAAAAAGTGTCATTCCTATGGTTGTTGCTAAAATACATAAAAATGTATTAAGAGTAATATTAGCAAAAGCTCTACCCCACAGCCCTTCTTGCAGCATTGTTACTGTCTCTAGTGAAAATGTGGAGAATGTAGTAAGTGCTCCTAGCATACCGGTTATAATGAGTGCTTTTTGATGAGGAGAGATAACATTTTCAAAGTAAAGAGCCATAAAGCCTATAATAAAACTGCCTAAAATATTTACAGTCAGTGTTCCTATAGGAAATAGGGGAGAAAATAGTTTTTGTATCCAAGTGCTAATGGTAAAGCGTAATATTGCACCTATAAATCCACCGGTACCTATAGCTAAAAGAAGAGACAGTTGCATTAAAAATCTTCCTTACAACTGTGCTTGTAAGATACAACATCTACCTCACTGATTGTCATTAATCCCTCTTCAATAATTTTATCTGCAGAATCAAGGAAAGAGTCTATTTTCTCTTCGGTATCTATTATTTCAATAACAAGAGGCAGTTTTTGATTTAAACTCCAAATATTAAATGAGTGCAGTTCAGAGTGAGCTCCTATGCCTGCAACAGCTTTATAGACTGTTGCACCGGCAATACTGTTTTCTTTACATTTTGATAGAAGCACTTCCCATAAAGGCTTGCCATCTAGTTTATCTTCACTGCCAATATAGATGCGAAGTAATTTTCGTTTACCTATGTAATGTTTCATAACTTTTATATTTCACAAGAGATTTCAAAAACTGCTTTATTGGCTTTTTCCATAGTTTTTGCAGCTTCCTCTTTTGCGATTTTATTTCCTTTTTCTATGATTCCATCAATAGTATCATCGTCAAGTTTTGCACGTCTTTCTCTCATTGGCTCTAGTAGATTTTCTATGCTATTGGCACAAATCTTTTTACAGTCAAAACATCCAATTGTACCTGCTCGGCACTCATTTGCTATTTGCTCTACTGTAGCATTATCAGTCAATGCTTTATGATAGTCATATACCAAACAAACATCAGGATTGCCCGGATCATTTCGTCGTACACGCTGGGTATCTGTTTTTGCACCTCTAAGCTTTTGCCATACCTCTTCAGGAGTATCTGAAAGGAAAATAGCATTATTGTAACTTTTGCTCATTTTT from Hydrogenimonas thermophila includes:
- a CDS encoding tetratricopeptide repeat protein, yielding MAEEEEEVIIIEEDESDESSKDDESLQNQDDEKKKKRLILIIIGVIILVLLILLLIFFIKNNNNKSEIGKSTDELVSKIKTAEKKSIVKIKSQIETMIKKANILYARGNKKEALKLFEQIATYSESISNYNLGVAQMRKGRYKEAIDSFKKAIQNNENQCISALNAAVCSLHLKDKNLFSYYIQMAEAYLPDTYNSSLYSYLFALINYYKGNYYDILSAINHSTTNSYAYEQNHIAAASYLILSYPLKAIDHIEKVVGPDDYLILGQMYARIGDYSLAANYLKKALTNSNYPLQSKKSLALVYLKNRMTSKAAKLLKELESDYKEKVNEVYPIQTKLSSAVTDVDAAQQKISLNELIKSPTSYKLIFEFAPFKVFNATQTLNYIKKGNAAIYVDEEEEASKYLSRSSSLSRANLMISKAIKYAIENRLLKANEIFNKALKHYPNHSILHYNLALTYAKLGNYTKAHEHFLRSYHLDSSNFLSGIFSLFCEALIHKHIPQVEKFLQEDLRKFIDPTTLQLFYQSLFYYYKGNITAASKWLDSKHENRPIFLILDILIASNLGDHHRAKLKTTILYNSMPRNVITNMLNLIMMSNETDIKTFSAKAINYLKHHTIDLNSVYYGSTFIRENFILLRFITGTLYPFVKQLEEQLMKETEEPSGIIEALAQSNIYLKRFEEAYVLFNQLVDQYKHQDSRTLFLAGIAAIGSKHTANAVALFELAKLEDPNNYESRYALGLLYLEQENIKAAAIQFGKIPDGIFQSKFFDFDIVKKELRARN
- the serS gene encoding serine--tRNA ligase: MVDLRQLEKEFDTVATSLKRRGIDEKLLEKLKIVFEEKKGVQKRLEAAQAEQNQKSKLFGQYKREGKDITELQKEVAENKIRISALNDELRTLDEKLLELAATIPNIPDNDVPDGVDESDNVEIKRVLEPTTFDFKPKEHWELAEANGWIDFERGVKIAKSRFSALRFMGARLERALINYMLDFNRERGFEEVYVPFMTNEESLFGTGQLPKFADDLFKIEGESLYMIPTAEVPLTNLFRDEILKKEDLPLKLTAYTPCFRKEAGSAGRDTRGIIRQHQFDKVELVSITTPDQSEKVFNEMVNCASELLTSLGLPHRHMLLCAGDMGFSAAKTVDLEVWLPGQGKYREISSISNTKDFQARRAKIRYKDEKKNRLVHTLNGSSLAVGRTLIAIMENYQQADGSITIPEVLKKYL
- a CDS encoding DUF190 domain-containing protein; the encoded protein is MKHYIGKRKLLRIYIGSEDKLDGKPLWEVLLSKCKENSIAGATVYKAVAGIGAHSELHSFNIWSLNQKLPLVIEIIDTEEKIDSFLDSADKIIEEGLMTISEVDVVSYKHSCKEDF
- a CDS encoding 2-isopropylmalate synthase, producing MQKERVYIFDTTLRDGEQSPGASMNTEEKIKIAAQLERLGVDIIEAGFAAASPGDFDAIRRICEVVKKSTVCSLARAVERDIVKAGESLKDAANKRIHTFIATSPIHMEHKLKMTPDQVIERAVEAVKLAKSFTDDVEFSCEDAGRSEMPFLKEILDAVIEAGATTLNIPDTVGYRLPQELGEMIKELHEHVGDRAIISVHCHNDLGLAVANSLFSVMNGARQIECTINGLGERAGNAALEEIVMAMKTRSDVFGFVETGINTKEIYPTSRLVSAITGIEPQPNKAIVGKNAFAHESGIHQDGVLKCQETYEIMKAEDIGLEKNRIVLGKHSGRHAFKERLEELGFDLSQEDLNRAFERFKVLADKKKEIFDDDIRMLIANEITNIPQTFELVGLQIADCSAGVPSAAVTIRHNDKEITDAGIGDGTIDAIFKTIDRISGHTGLLKDYRVEAVSQGKDALAKVVVNVQFDDSKSAVIGHGLSIDTMLASAKAYIGALNSYLSMLPSDCQIDSCEGV
- the crcB gene encoding fluoride efflux transporter CrcB; translated protein: MQLSLLLAIGTGGFIGAILRFTISTWIQKLFSPLFPIGTLTVNILGSFIIGFMALYFENVISPHQKALIITGMLGALTTFSTFSLETVTMLQEGLWGRAFANITLNTFLCILATTIGMTLFKRIYG